From bacterium, a single genomic window includes:
- a CDS encoding helix-hairpin-helix domain-containing protein, with protein MKKLSNEGIAIIVLAVLLVAAISIGFIRRIPKGKIELEPSTTISEKIDLNKADADELMELHGIGPGLASRIIAYRDTHGLFSSLESLLNVPGIGSAKLEDIKPYLEVP; from the coding sequence ATGAAGAAACTGTCGAATGAAGGAATAGCGATAATTGTTCTAGCCGTTCTTCTTGTTGCAGCAATTTCGATAGGCTTTATCCGCAGGATTCCTAAAGGGAAAATTGAACTCGAACCAAGTACTACTATATCCGAGAAGATTGATCTCAACAAAGCGGATGCAGATGAGCTTATGGAACTTCATGGAATAGGCCCCGGTCTTGCATCAAGAATCATCGCTTACAGGGACACTCACGGCCTTTTTTCCTCACTAGAGAGTCTGTTGAACGTACCGGGAATAGGTTCGGCTAAACTTGAAGACATCAAGCCCTATCTCGAGGTTCCTTGA
- the ruvX gene encoding Holliday junction resolvase RuvX, which yields MAVDLGKKRVGIAFSDESALLCIDAFSIEIRDDKDFVKQITEIIKRHNVGEIVVGYPINLKGERTETTRWAERIYCILKEKYEFPVNLLDERMTTALAERFVPSNERKKDKSKVDAVAASLLLADYLRQRINV from the coding sequence ATGGCTGTCGATTTAGGTAAGAAGAGGGTCGGCATCGCTTTTTCAGATGAATCAGCGCTTCTTTGTATCGACGCTTTTTCAATAGAAATTCGCGACGACAAGGATTTTGTAAAACAGATAACCGAGATAATCAAACGTCACAATGTTGGAGAAATAGTGGTTGGATATCCAATAAACTTAAAGGGTGAACGTACCGAGACCACACGCTGGGCCGAACGCATATACTGCATTCTCAAGGAGAAATATGAATTCCCTGTAAATCTGCTTGATGAACGAATGACTACGGCTCTAGCCGAACGTTTCGTACCCTCTAACGAGCGGAAAAAAGATAAATCAAAGGTGGATGCGGTTGCCGCTTCCCTCCTTCTGGCCGACTACCTGAGGCAGCGCATAAATGTCTAG
- the mltG gene encoding endolytic transglycosylase MltG, giving the protein MSSKKIAIAFAFACVILLSCAKPHETSSKEVMFEVRSGETTSRIAERLDSLNVIKHPKLLKIKAKLRNLDRTLKQGIYRLHMNMSEDSVLVVLASGSIATVTITIPEGMTLSQIAMKLDSAGLVNKDTFLRLACDKKLLEEFNIPFQSFEGCLFPDTYKFPVGIEPQDILRMMAKRFFEVSEPFLRNSSLDTILILASIVEKEAYLDKERPIIASVFLNRLRKGMKLESCATIEYALPEHKESLTYSDLRVNSPYNTYMNVGLPPGPICSPGKASLEASARPKETKYLFFVSKGDGSHYFSQTAEEHEKMKLILNRKSGK; this is encoded by the coding sequence ATGTCTAGCAAAAAAATAGCTATCGCTTTTGCATTCGCCTGTGTTATTCTCCTATCCTGCGCTAAACCTCATGAAACCTCTTCGAAGGAGGTTATGTTCGAGGTTCGTTCAGGAGAAACAACCTCGCGTATTGCAGAAAGACTGGATTCTTTGAATGTAATAAAACATCCTAAGTTATTAAAAATTAAGGCAAAACTCAGAAACCTTGACAGAACTCTTAAACAAGGCATCTACCGCCTCCACATGAACATGAGTGAAGATTCGGTTCTTGTTGTTCTGGCTTCAGGCAGCATCGCTACTGTTACAATCACGATACCAGAAGGAATGACTTTAAGCCAGATAGCAATGAAGCTGGACTCGGCTGGGCTTGTAAATAAAGACACTTTTCTTAGACTCGCCTGCGACAAAAAACTCCTTGAGGAATTTAATATTCCTTTTCAATCTTTTGAAGGCTGTTTGTTTCCTGATACATACAAATTTCCAGTAGGTATTGAGCCCCAGGATATATTACGGATGATGGCCAAAAGGTTTTTCGAGGTTTCTGAACCCTTTTTGAGGAACTCCAGTCTTGACACTATTCTTATACTGGCTTCTATTGTAGAAAAAGAGGCTTATCTTGACAAGGAAAGGCCAATTATAGCTTCCGTTTTCCTTAACCGTCTCAGAAAGGGAATGAAGCTTGAAAGCTGCGCAACCATAGAATACGCTTTACCGGAACATAAGGAAAGCTTGACTTACTCCGATTTACGGGTAAATTCACCATACAACACGTACATGAACGTCGGTTTGCCTCCAGGCCCTATTTGTTCGCCGGGCAAGGCTTCTCTTGAAGCTTCGGCGCGGCCTAAGGAAACAAAGTATCTGTTCTTTGTATCCAAGGGTGACGGGTCGCATTATTTTTCTCAAACCGCAGAAGAACACGAAAAAATGAAACTCATATTGAATCGTAAATCCGGAAAATGA